A single Xylanimonas cellulosilytica DSM 15894 DNA region contains:
- a CDS encoding PH domain-containing protein encodes MSTPEPVAADLEWRRLHPVTPLVRGWTVVAVALLFVGQQSIEQFSAAGELNDAVTGLWWKILLGVVGLAAVAFGYAALAWRMTAYAIGDDSVYMRKGVLFRQQRRARLDRLQAVDIRQPVLARLFGLAELTLEVAGGSGSAVAIGFLKDEDARRLRAELLARAAGVRAAPHPVSEAPQPRVLPASDTPAGDDDAAGEGNAAGDGAAVAAAVVADAVVASPAGEAGPEEIVEAPEEQLYEVTPGLLVRSLVRTPVVWIVVAMIAGVVIAVVVTGQPSILVSAFPGLLAGGSYLFQRFTGEFGFRAALSPDGIRLRHGLLETRAQTIPPGRVQAVSLTQGPLWRGPDWWRVRVNVAGYGHEANGAQNQSVLLPVGTRADALTALWLVLPDLGVDDPLALLDEGLAGMVPAREGASDDVVRRFTNAPRRARWLDPLSWRRDAFAVTDRALLLRGGRLVRSLAVVPHERTQSLGISQGPLQRRFALASFAVHSTPGPVTAIVQHLAADDAARLLDEQAARARAARATAGPERWMERPEPAPTGGPVETFPEAGRAEEAP; translated from the coding sequence GTGAGCACGCCCGAGCCGGTGGCCGCCGATCTCGAGTGGCGCCGCCTGCACCCGGTGACCCCGCTGGTCCGCGGGTGGACCGTCGTCGCCGTCGCGCTCCTGTTCGTGGGCCAGCAGTCGATCGAGCAGTTCAGCGCGGCCGGCGAGCTGAACGACGCCGTCACCGGGCTGTGGTGGAAGATCCTGCTCGGCGTCGTCGGTCTGGCGGCCGTCGCGTTCGGCTACGCGGCGCTCGCATGGCGCATGACGGCGTACGCCATCGGAGACGACAGCGTGTACATGCGCAAGGGCGTGCTCTTCCGTCAGCAGCGGCGCGCACGGCTCGACCGTCTGCAGGCCGTCGACATCCGACAGCCGGTGCTGGCCCGCCTGTTCGGCCTGGCCGAGCTGACCCTGGAGGTCGCGGGCGGCAGCGGTTCGGCCGTCGCCATCGGCTTCCTCAAGGACGAGGACGCCCGCCGGCTGCGCGCGGAGCTCCTGGCCCGCGCCGCGGGTGTCCGCGCCGCCCCCCACCCGGTGTCAGAGGCACCCCAGCCCAGGGTCTTGCCTGCGTCTGACACCCCGGCGGGGGACGACGACGCTGCGGGGGAGGGCAACGCTGCGGGGGACGGCGCCGCGGTGGCGGCCGCCGTGGTGGCCGACGCTGTGGTGGCCAGCCCGGCGGGGGAGGCGGGTCCCGAGGAGATCGTCGAGGCGCCTGAGGAGCAGCTCTACGAGGTGACTCCCGGGCTTCTGGTGCGCTCGCTCGTGCGCACACCCGTGGTGTGGATCGTCGTCGCGATGATCGCCGGCGTCGTCATCGCCGTCGTCGTCACGGGGCAGCCGAGCATCCTCGTCTCGGCGTTCCCCGGACTCCTGGCCGGCGGCAGCTACCTCTTCCAGCGGTTCACGGGCGAGTTCGGCTTCCGCGCGGCCCTGTCCCCGGACGGCATCCGGCTGCGTCACGGCCTGCTGGAGACGCGCGCCCAGACCATCCCGCCCGGCCGCGTCCAGGCCGTCTCGCTCACCCAGGGCCCGCTGTGGCGCGGGCCCGACTGGTGGCGCGTGCGCGTCAACGTGGCCGGGTACGGCCACGAGGCCAACGGCGCGCAGAACCAGTCGGTGCTGCTGCCCGTGGGGACGCGCGCCGACGCCCTCACCGCGCTGTGGCTCGTGCTGCCCGACCTCGGCGTCGACGACCCGCTCGCCCTGCTCGACGAAGGGCTTGCGGGCATGGTCCCGGCCCGGGAGGGGGCGTCCGACGACGTCGTCCGGCGCTTCACCAACGCGCCCCGCCGCGCCCGCTGGCTCGACCCGCTGTCCTGGCGGCGCGACGCGTTCGCCGTGACCGACCGCGCCCTGCTGCTGCGCGGCGGCCGCCTGGTGCGCAGCCTCGCCGTCGTGCCGCACGAGCGCACCCAGTCCCTCGGGATCAGCCAGGGTCCGCTGCAGCGCCGGTTCGCCCTGGCCTCGTTCGCCGTGCACTCGACGCCCGGGCCGGTCACCGCGATCGTGCAGCACCTCGCCGCCGACGACGCCGCACGCCTCCTGGACGAGCAGGCCGCACGGGCCCGCGCCGCCCGCGCGACGGCCGGACCGGAACGGTGGATGGAAAGGCCGGAACCGGCGCCGACCGGTGGCCCGGTGGAGACCTTCCCGGAGGCCGGGCGCGCCGAGGAGGCCCCGTGA
- a CDS encoding PH domain-containing protein, with the protein MTSPPAPGPFDPAGVEFRRVSPRLVTARLISGGITAAVPFLAGAVLAIIFSPWFWLLAAVPAALFVWAVLLVPRQVRAIGYAERDDDLLVRKGILFRQLVVVPYGRMQYVDVGAGPLDRKLDIAKVQLHTASAATDATIPGLPPEEAARLRDRLSARGEARLAGL; encoded by the coding sequence ATGACCAGCCCTCCTGCCCCCGGCCCGTTCGACCCCGCCGGCGTCGAGTTCCGCAGGGTCTCGCCCCGGCTGGTGACGGCCCGCCTCATCTCGGGCGGCATCACCGCCGCGGTGCCGTTCCTCGCGGGTGCCGTGCTCGCGATCATCTTCTCGCCGTGGTTCTGGCTCCTCGCGGCCGTGCCCGCGGCGCTGTTCGTGTGGGCGGTGCTGCTGGTGCCCCGCCAGGTGCGCGCCATCGGGTACGCGGAGCGCGACGACGACCTGCTGGTGCGCAAGGGCATCCTCTTCCGCCAGCTCGTCGTCGTGCCCTACGGTCGCATGCAGTACGTGGACGTGGGCGCGGGCCCGCTCGACCGTAAGCTCGACATCGCCAAGGTGCAGCTCCACACGGCCTCCGCGGCGACCGACGCGACCATCCCGGGCCTGCCGCCCGAGGAGGCGGCCCGCCTGCGCGACCGGCTGTCCGCGCGCGGCGAGGCCCGGCTGGCGGGCCTGTGA
- a CDS encoding PH domain-containing protein, with the protein MTDPPAEVALSVEAAPPDDDPRWQRLHARSALVVAGGAVGSGAALLARVFREALDDAGTWSAALHEPALRWATAGIVLLVVAVSAGGWVSVRRRGYALTPGALHVRSGLVTRTRTTVRVSKIQAVDVGLPLPARVVGLTRLDVRPGDGAATVTLAYLRPEEAEALRTRLLGPGTDERGQEVVVVPMSRARRAVRRSLGVWGAAVGVLGAAVLMVADIVTSAVRLPLVSGGVLLLGGALVHLGSAVFGVLERAAGFRLARDGELLRVAHGIANRSRRTLRRSRVQGLTISRWRPWNTPGWWSVQAVMASDQGSDDDDANGVLVPIATPEEAVRAATVAVPAVPGDLLAAFLAAPGRMPDGAGVIRPPVRARWRAPVGSRRHAVADAEHVLVAARGGIVRREVAVVVHGRTEALAISQGWLQRRLRLATLTLHQPGTASTQVPHLDVDDARRLLRTLAAREGRRRTDAT; encoded by the coding sequence GTGACGGACCCGCCGGCGGAGGTCGCGCTGTCCGTGGAGGCCGCGCCCCCGGACGACGACCCCCGCTGGCAGCGCCTCCACGCCCGCTCCGCGCTCGTGGTCGCGGGCGGCGCGGTCGGGTCGGGTGCGGCGCTCCTGGCCCGCGTCTTCCGGGAGGCGCTCGACGACGCCGGCACGTGGTCGGCCGCGCTGCACGAGCCGGCGCTGCGCTGGGCCACCGCCGGGATCGTGCTCCTGGTCGTCGCCGTGAGCGCCGGCGGGTGGGTGAGCGTCCGCCGCCGCGGCTACGCGCTCACGCCGGGGGCGTTGCACGTGCGCTCGGGGCTCGTCACCCGGACCCGCACCACGGTGCGCGTGAGCAAGATCCAGGCGGTCGACGTCGGGCTGCCGCTCCCGGCCCGCGTCGTCGGGCTGACCCGGCTGGACGTGCGGCCGGGCGACGGCGCCGCGACCGTCACCCTGGCGTACCTGCGCCCGGAGGAGGCGGAGGCGCTGCGCACACGGCTCCTCGGGCCGGGCACGGACGAGCGCGGCCAGGAGGTCGTCGTCGTGCCGATGAGCCGCGCGCGGCGCGCGGTCCGCCGCTCCCTGGGCGTGTGGGGTGCCGCCGTCGGCGTGCTCGGGGCCGCCGTCCTGATGGTGGCCGACATCGTCACCTCGGCCGTCAGGCTCCCGCTCGTCTCCGGCGGCGTGCTGCTGCTGGGCGGCGCCCTGGTCCACCTGGGCTCGGCGGTCTTCGGCGTCCTCGAACGCGCCGCGGGGTTCCGTCTGGCGCGCGACGGCGAGCTGCTGCGGGTCGCCCACGGCATCGCGAACCGCAGCCGTCGCACCCTGCGGCGCTCGCGCGTCCAGGGGCTGACGATCTCGCGCTGGCGCCCGTGGAACACGCCCGGCTGGTGGTCGGTCCAGGCGGTCATGGCCTCCGACCAGGGGTCCGACGACGACGACGCGAACGGTGTGCTGGTCCCGATCGCCACGCCCGAGGAGGCGGTGCGCGCGGCGACCGTCGCGGTCCCCGCCGTCCCCGGCGACCTCCTGGCCGCCTTCCTCGCGGCGCCGGGACGGATGCCCGACGGCGCGGGCGTGATCCGGCCGCCCGTCCGCGCACGGTGGCGGGCACCGGTCGGCAGTCGGCGCCACGCCGTCGCGGACGCCGAGCACGTCCTCGTCGCCGCCCGCGGGGGCATCGTCCGGCGCGAGGTCGCCGTCGTCGTCCACGGCCGCACCGAGGCGCTCGCGATCTCGCAGGGCTGGCTGCAACGCCGGCTCCGGCTGGCGACGCTGACCCTGCACCAGCCCGGCACGGCGAGCACGCAGGTGCCGCACCTTGACGTCGACGACGCGCGGCGCCTGCTGCGCACCCTGGCCGCGCGTGAGGGGCGGCGCCGCACCGACGCCACGTGA
- a CDS encoding PH domain-containing protein, translating into MPRDAVRGADAESLDLDGFDADWQPVSPRLVRVRLLGALVACPPFIVAGAVLALVVSPWWWFLAAPFALGLAVRVVLGRATVRAIAWAERPQDLALRSGPISRTTLVVPYHRLQTVEVSEGPLLRAHGLATLKVETAAAMADATIPGLPRADAEALRDRLVARGVRDATPPADDEPDASQAST; encoded by the coding sequence GTGCCACGCGACGCCGTCCGGGGAGCGGACGCCGAGAGCCTGGACCTCGACGGCTTCGACGCCGACTGGCAGCCGGTGTCCCCCCGGCTGGTCCGGGTCCGGCTGCTCGGCGCGCTCGTCGCATGCCCTCCGTTCATCGTCGCCGGTGCCGTCCTGGCGCTGGTGGTCTCGCCGTGGTGGTGGTTCCTCGCCGCGCCGTTCGCGCTCGGCCTGGCCGTCCGGGTCGTGCTGGGGCGAGCCACCGTGCGCGCCATCGCGTGGGCGGAGCGTCCGCAGGACCTCGCCCTGCGGTCGGGGCCGATCTCCCGCACGACGCTCGTCGTGCCCTACCACCGCCTCCAGACCGTCGAGGTGAGCGAGGGCCCGCTGCTGCGCGCCCACGGCCTGGCGACGCTGAAGGTCGAGACGGCCGCGGCGATGGCCGACGCCACCATCCCCGGGCTTCCTCGCGCCGACGCGGAGGCGCTGCGGGACCGGCTCGTCGCGCGGGGCGTGCGCGACGCGACGCCCCCCGCCGACGACGAGCCCGACGCCTCGCAGGCCTCGACGTGA
- a CDS encoding DUF3180 domain-containing protein, which produces MRRTSIRVLLLTVAGVTVLGLLVMRVLDAQGYRLPPVPWIEDVAILLLAGLIFWLGWAVRAYQKGRKPNLDPLRAARTFVLAKAGSLTGAILTGRYLATLLVVVGDLGIAAQRERAVAAGVAALCSVALTVVGLVAEKFCELPPPDDDAEREDNRGPEALAG; this is translated from the coding sequence GTGCGCCGCACCTCGATCCGCGTCCTGCTCCTGACGGTCGCGGGGGTCACCGTCCTCGGCCTGCTGGTGATGCGCGTGCTCGACGCGCAGGGGTACCGGCTGCCGCCCGTCCCGTGGATCGAGGACGTCGCGATCCTGCTGCTCGCAGGGCTCATCTTCTGGCTCGGCTGGGCGGTCCGCGCCTACCAGAAGGGCCGCAAGCCGAACCTCGACCCGCTGCGCGCGGCGCGCACGTTCGTGCTGGCCAAGGCTGGTTCGCTCACGGGCGCGATCCTCACCGGCCGGTACCTGGCGACGCTGCTCGTCGTCGTCGGCGACCTGGGCATCGCCGCCCAGCGCGAGCGGGCCGTCGCCGCGGGCGTCGCCGCGCTGTGCTCGGTGGCGCTGACCGTCGTCGGCCTCGTCGCGGAGAAGTTCTGCGAGCTGCCCCCGCCCGACGACGACGCCGAGCGCGAGGACAACCGCGGCCCGGAGGCCCTTGCGGGCTGA
- the folK gene encoding 2-amino-4-hydroxy-6-hydroxymethyldihydropteridine diphosphokinase, whose amino-acid sequence MTIFASPVLGPDGLPLDQIRLTGVTATGHHGVLPHERAEGQEFGADVVLHLDTRPAAAGDALADTVSYAEVAEEVHAVLAGSPADLVETVAERIAAVVLERPAVVAVDVRVHKPQAPITVPFDDVEVAIRRDRVKVPVVTASLVEPAVVEPAVVEPVETPVAEPLAVEAVETLTALPVPAPLPAPLPVPPPLPVSLPIPAPTPVPAHAEAAPPAPPVPEPEPEPVVDRLDVDPAEPVEVVLAIGGNLGDPQASLRAAVTDLDRLPGIQVTEVSPLARTTAVGGPDEQPDYLNAVLIARTTLSPRALLRATQAVENAHGRVREERWGPRTLDVDIVRYGSLVAVSDDLVLPHPRAHERAFVLVPWAEVQPDADLPGLGGGPVAQLAETAPDRGGIRWMALDWLTETGVRTGSYPTTPAPEPVPADDVAAADDAVPADDGAVGNHALDGAPYAPTPTPTPAHGAAYAPLAAPAPAPAAEPVEPAVVTPPPFLAEPAPVPVPSQPPAPTPLASAVDEQPGRVHTPVSPFAPVLPAQPAPAPSAPVEPAPAPPVAPTPPAGQQHAPIPPAPIPPAPGLVWQPVAAGTSPEAEPAVEPAPEPDDAERWIPYDPDKER is encoded by the coding sequence ATGACGATCTTCGCCAGCCCAGTGCTCGGTCCGGACGGGCTGCCGCTCGACCAGATCCGGCTGACCGGCGTCACCGCCACGGGCCACCACGGCGTGCTGCCGCACGAGCGCGCGGAGGGGCAGGAGTTCGGTGCCGACGTCGTGCTCCACCTGGACACGCGACCCGCGGCCGCCGGGGACGCGCTCGCCGACACCGTGAGCTACGCCGAGGTGGCCGAGGAGGTGCACGCCGTGCTCGCCGGGTCGCCCGCCGACCTCGTGGAGACCGTCGCCGAGCGCATCGCCGCCGTCGTGCTCGAACGACCAGCCGTCGTCGCCGTGGACGTGCGCGTGCACAAGCCGCAGGCCCCCATCACCGTGCCGTTCGACGACGTCGAGGTGGCGATCCGCCGCGACCGCGTGAAGGTGCCGGTCGTGACCGCGTCGTTGGTCGAGCCTGCGGTGGTCGAGCCCGCGGTGGTCGAGCCTGTCGAGACCCCGGTGGCTGAGCCCTTGGCGGTCGAGGCCGTCGAGACCCTGACCGCCCTCCCGGTGCCCGCGCCGCTGCCGGCTCCGCTCCCCGTGCCGCCGCCGCTGCCCGTCTCGCTGCCGATCCCGGCGCCCACCCCCGTGCCGGCTCATGCGGAGGCAGCGCCCCCGGCGCCGCCCGTCCCGGAGCCCGAGCCCGAACCCGTCGTCGACCGCCTGGACGTCGACCCGGCCGAGCCGGTCGAGGTGGTGCTCGCCATCGGCGGCAACCTCGGCGACCCGCAGGCCAGCCTGCGCGCGGCGGTCACCGACCTCGACCGCCTGCCCGGCATCCAGGTCACCGAGGTGTCGCCGCTCGCGCGGACCACCGCCGTCGGCGGGCCCGACGAGCAGCCCGACTACCTCAACGCGGTGCTGATCGCCCGCACCACCCTCTCGCCGCGCGCGCTCCTGCGCGCCACGCAGGCCGTGGAGAACGCGCACGGCCGGGTCCGCGAGGAGCGCTGGGGCCCGCGCACGCTCGACGTCGACATCGTGCGGTACGGGTCGCTCGTCGCCGTCTCCGACGACCTCGTGCTGCCGCACCCGCGCGCCCACGAGCGCGCGTTCGTGCTGGTCCCGTGGGCCGAGGTGCAGCCCGACGCCGACCTGCCCGGCCTGGGCGGCGGCCCCGTCGCCCAGCTCGCCGAGACCGCGCCCGACCGCGGCGGCATCCGGTGGATGGCGCTCGACTGGCTGACCGAGACCGGCGTCCGCACCGGCTCGTACCCCACCACGCCCGCGCCCGAGCCGGTGCCTGCGGACGACGTGGCGGCTGCCGACGACGCGGTGCCTGCCGACGACGGGGCGGTCGGGAACCATGCCCTTGACGGCGCGCCGTACGCGCCCACTCCCACTCCCACTCCCGCGCACGGCGCCGCGTATGCGCCCCTCGCCGCGCCTGCGCCGGCACCGGCGGCGGAGCCCGTCGAGCCTGCCGTGGTGACGCCGCCACCCTTCCTGGCCGAGCCGGCGCCCGTGCCCGTGCCGTCCCAGCCGCCTGCGCCGACGCCGCTGGCGTCGGCCGTGGACGAGCAGCCCGGGCGGGTCCACACCCCGGTCTCGCCGTTCGCGCCGGTGCTCCCCGCGCAGCCCGCTCCTGCGCCGTCGGCCCCTGTGGAGCCTGCTCCCGCGCCGCCGGTCGCGCCGACGCCGCCCGCCGGGCAGCAGCACGCGCCGATCCCGCCTGCGCCGATCCCGCCCGCGCCGGGTCTCGTGTGGCAGCCGGTCGCCGCCGGCACGTCGCCGGAGGCGGAGCCCGCCGTCGAGCCCGCCCCCGAGCCCGACGACGCCGAGCGCTGGATCCCCTACGACCCGGACAAGGAGCGCTGA
- the folP gene encoding dihydropteroate synthase, whose translation MPAPTWSRDVPVAGVPELSGVGRCLVMGVVNVTPDSFSDGGEWFSPEAGVRHGLELLGEGADIVDVGGESTRPGSARVPEEQELARVMPVIERLAAAGAVVSVDTTRARVAERAVAAGARIVNDVSGGLADPEMGRAVAETGAAYVCMHWRGHADVMDSLEVYDDVVTDVRDELAAQMAALEADGVRREQIVLDPGLGFAKSGDLNWPLLAHLDALQALGRPVLVGASRKRFLGRLLASGRRDGGIDVAEPAPPLARDDATAAISALAAAAGAWAVRVHAARASHDAVRVAAAWAAAGTRRAPGGPDFDGEVPTP comes from the coding sequence GTGCCGGCCCCCACCTGGTCCCGCGACGTCCCCGTCGCGGGCGTGCCCGAGCTCTCCGGCGTCGGCCGGTGCCTGGTGATGGGCGTCGTCAACGTCACGCCCGACTCGTTCTCCGACGGCGGCGAGTGGTTCTCGCCCGAGGCCGGGGTGCGCCACGGGCTCGAGCTGCTCGGGGAGGGCGCCGACATCGTCGACGTCGGCGGGGAGTCCACCCGCCCCGGCTCCGCGCGCGTGCCCGAGGAGCAGGAGCTCGCCCGCGTCATGCCCGTGATCGAGCGGCTCGCCGCCGCCGGCGCCGTCGTCTCGGTGGACACCACCCGGGCCCGCGTGGCCGAACGGGCCGTCGCCGCGGGCGCCCGCATCGTCAACGACGTCTCCGGCGGCCTCGCCGACCCGGAGATGGGCCGCGCCGTCGCCGAGACGGGCGCCGCGTACGTGTGCATGCACTGGCGCGGGCACGCCGACGTCATGGACTCCCTCGAGGTGTACGACGACGTCGTCACCGACGTCCGCGACGAGCTCGCCGCCCAGATGGCCGCCCTGGAGGCCGACGGCGTGCGCCGCGAGCAGATCGTGCTCGACCCCGGGCTCGGGTTCGCCAAGTCCGGCGACCTCAACTGGCCGCTGCTGGCCCACCTCGACGCGCTCCAGGCGCTCGGGCGGCCGGTGCTCGTCGGGGCGTCGCGCAAGCGGTTCCTCGGGCGGCTCCTGGCCAGCGGGCGCCGGGACGGCGGCATCGACGTCGCGGAACCCGCGCCCCCGCTCGCCCGCGACGACGCGACCGCCGCGATCTCGGCGCTCGCCGCCGCGGCCGGGGCCTGGGCAGTGCGCGTCCACGCGGCGCGTGCGAGCCACGATGCGGTGCGGGTCGCGGCAGCATGGGCCGCTGCGGGGACCCGTAGGGCCCCTGGCGGCCCGGATTTCGACGGAGAGGTGCCAACGCCATGA
- the folE gene encoding GTP cyclohydrolase I FolE, with protein MTATDGVTRPATEVPPVDLARAEAAVRELLLAVGENPDREGLRETPARVARAYQEVFAGLRQEPEDVLTTTFDIGHEEMVLVKDIEVYSTCEHHLVPFHGVAHVGYIPSTDGVITGLSKIARLVDVYARRPQVQERLTSQVADALVKILRPRGVIVVIECEHLCMSMRGVHKPGSRTVTSAVRGQMRDPATRAEAMSLVIGK; from the coding sequence GTGACGGCGACCGACGGCGTGACCCGCCCGGCCACCGAGGTGCCGCCCGTCGACCTGGCCCGGGCCGAGGCCGCGGTGCGCGAGCTGCTCCTCGCCGTCGGCGAGAACCCCGACCGCGAGGGCCTGCGCGAGACGCCCGCCCGCGTGGCCCGCGCCTACCAGGAGGTCTTCGCCGGGCTGCGCCAGGAGCCCGAGGACGTCCTGACCACCACCTTCGACATCGGTCACGAGGAGATGGTGCTGGTCAAGGACATCGAGGTGTACTCCACCTGCGAGCACCACCTCGTGCCCTTCCACGGCGTCGCCCACGTGGGCTACATCCCCAGCACCGACGGCGTCATCACCGGGCTGTCCAAGATCGCCCGGCTCGTCGACGTGTACGCCCGCCGCCCCCAGGTGCAGGAGCGACTCACCTCGCAGGTCGCGGACGCGCTGGTCAAGATCCTGCGCCCCCGCGGCGTGATCGTCGTGATCGAGTGCGAGCACCTGTGCATGTCGATGCGCGGCGTGCACAAGCCCGGGTCGCGCACCGTGACCAGCGCCGTCCGCGGGCAGATGCGCGACCCCGCGACCCGCGCCGAGGCCATGAGCCTCGTCATCGGGAAGTAG
- the ftsH gene encoding ATP-dependent zinc metalloprotease FtsH, which produces MNIKKILSGPIVWVVVGLVILALAWSAVATPRTQRIDLSEGLDLLSSGQVQSAVITDGEQRVALELKEDLVSDSGENLGTSVEFNYVEPQGTRVAEAIEAADPPGGFDARVPQPSIWSSIFGLVIPFLIIGLVFWFLMSRMQGGGNRVMGFGKSKAKLISKDMPQVTFADVAGAEEAVEELHEIKEFLAEPTKFQAVGAKIPKGVLLYGPPGTGKTLLARAVAGEAGVPFYSISGSDFVEMFVGVGASRVRDLFEQAKQNAPAIIFVDEIDAVGRHRGAGMGGGHDEREQTLNQLLVEMDGFDVKTNVILIAATNRPDILDPALLRPGRFDRQIAVEAPDLKGREAILQVHAKGKPMVPAVDLAAVARRTPGFTGADLANVLNEAALLTARSGAQLIDDRALDEAIDRVVAGPQKRTRVMNVKEQKITAYHEGGHALVAAAMRYTDPVTKVTILPRGRALGYTMVMPLEDKYSTTRNELLDQLAYAMGGRVAEEIVFHDPTTGASNDIEKATAIAKKMVVEYGMSEKVGAIKLGTGSGEPFLGRDYGHQRDYSEAVAGTVDHEVRKLIEGAHDEAWEVLTQYRDVLDDLVLRLLEKETLNQHELAEVFAPVVKREARDVWLSSEQRTVHTRGPVMTVAEANGHPDGVVPQDEAVTAPELPSQRTGEVPE; this is translated from the coding sequence ATGAACATCAAGAAGATCCTCAGTGGCCCGATCGTCTGGGTCGTCGTCGGCCTGGTCATCCTGGCCCTGGCCTGGAGTGCCGTGGCGACACCGCGCACCCAACGCATCGACCTGTCCGAGGGCCTCGACCTGCTCAGCAGCGGCCAGGTGCAGTCCGCCGTCATCACCGACGGCGAGCAGCGCGTCGCGCTCGAGCTCAAGGAAGACCTCGTCTCCGACTCGGGGGAGAACCTCGGCACGAGCGTCGAGTTCAACTACGTCGAGCCGCAGGGCACCCGGGTCGCCGAGGCGATCGAGGCCGCCGACCCACCGGGCGGCTTCGACGCGCGCGTCCCGCAGCCGTCGATCTGGTCCTCGATCTTCGGCCTGGTGATCCCGTTCCTGATCATCGGCCTGGTGTTCTGGTTCCTCATGTCGCGCATGCAGGGCGGCGGCAACCGGGTCATGGGCTTCGGCAAGTCGAAGGCCAAGCTCATCAGCAAGGACATGCCGCAGGTGACGTTCGCCGACGTCGCCGGGGCGGAAGAGGCCGTCGAGGAGCTCCACGAGATCAAGGAGTTCCTCGCCGAGCCCACCAAGTTCCAGGCCGTCGGCGCCAAGATCCCCAAGGGCGTGCTGCTGTACGGCCCGCCCGGAACCGGCAAGACGCTCCTCGCGCGCGCCGTCGCGGGCGAGGCGGGCGTGCCGTTCTACTCGATCTCCGGCTCCGACTTCGTCGAGATGTTCGTCGGCGTCGGCGCCTCCCGCGTGCGGGACCTGTTCGAGCAGGCCAAGCAGAACGCCCCCGCGATCATCTTCGTCGACGAGATCGACGCCGTCGGCCGCCACCGCGGCGCCGGCATGGGCGGCGGTCACGACGAGCGCGAGCAGACGCTCAACCAGCTCCTGGTCGAGATGGACGGCTTCGACGTCAAGACGAACGTCATCCTCATCGCGGCCACCAACCGCCCCGACATCCTCGACCCCGCGCTGCTGCGCCCGGGCCGCTTCGACCGGCAGATCGCGGTCGAGGCCCCCGACCTCAAGGGCCGTGAGGCGATCCTCCAGGTGCACGCCAAGGGCAAGCCCATGGTCCCGGCCGTGGACCTCGCCGCCGTCGCGCGCCGCACGCCCGGCTTCACCGGTGCCGACCTGGCCAACGTGCTCAACGAGGCCGCGCTGCTCACCGCCCGCTCGGGCGCCCAGCTCATCGACGACCGCGCGCTCGACGAGGCCATCGACCGCGTCGTGGCCGGCCCGCAGAAGCGCACCCGCGTCATGAACGTCAAGGAGCAGAAGATCACCGCGTACCACGAGGGCGGCCACGCCCTGGTCGCGGCGGCGATGCGCTACACCGACCCCGTCACCAAGGTGACGATCCTGCCCCGCGGCCGGGCGCTCGGCTACACGATGGTCATGCCGCTGGAGGACAAGTACTCCACGACGCGCAACGAGCTGCTCGACCAGCTCGCCTACGCGATGGGCGGCCGCGTGGCCGAGGAGATCGTGTTCCACGACCCCACCACGGGCGCGAGCAACGACATCGAGAAGGCGACCGCGATCGCCAAGAAGATGGTCGTCGAGTACGGCATGAGCGAGAAGGTCGGCGCCATCAAGCTGGGCACGGGCAGCGGCGAACCGTTCCTGGGCCGTGACTACGGCCACCAGCGCGACTATTCCGAGGCCGTCGCCGGCACCGTGGACCACGAGGTGCGCAAGCTCATCGAGGGCGCCCACGACGAGGCGTGGGAGGTGCTCACCCAGTACCGCGACGTGCTCGACGACCTGGTGCTGCGCCTGCTGGAGAAGGAGACCCTCAACCAGCACGAGCTGGCCGAGGTGTTCGCCCCCGTCGTCAAGCGCGAGGCCCGCGACGTCTGGCTGTCCTCCGAGCAGCGCACCGTGCACACGCGCGGCCCCGTCATGACGGTCGCCGAGGCCAACGGCCACCCCGACGGCGTCGTCCCGCAGGACGAGGCCGTCACGGCACCCGAGCTGCCCTCGCAGCGCACGGGCGAGGTCCCCGAGTGA
- the hpt gene encoding hypoxanthine phosphoribosyltransferase, with the protein MDHADVAGDIASILLTEEQIGAKLDEIAAQIDKDYAGKDLLLVGVLKGAVMVMADLSRRLHTKAEMDWMAVSSYGSGTKSSGVVRILKDLDTDLTGRNVLIVEDIIDSGLTLSWLVANLRSRGPESVEIAAALRKPDAAKVQVDVKYVGFDIPTEFVVGYGLDYAEKYRNLPFVATLAPHVYS; encoded by the coding sequence GTGGACCACGCGGACGTCGCCGGCGACATCGCCAGCATCCTGCTCACCGAGGAGCAGATCGGCGCCAAGCTCGACGAGATCGCCGCGCAGATCGACAAGGACTACGCGGGCAAGGACCTCCTCCTGGTCGGCGTGCTCAAGGGTGCGGTCATGGTCATGGCCGACCTGTCCCGCCGTCTGCACACCAAGGCCGAGATGGACTGGATGGCCGTGTCGTCCTACGGGTCGGGCACCAAGTCGAGCGGCGTGGTCCGCATCCTCAAGGACCTCGACACCGACCTGACCGGCCGCAACGTGCTCATCGTCGAGGACATCATCGACTCGGGCCTGACGCTGTCCTGGCTGGTCGCGAACCTGCGCTCGCGCGGCCCGGAGTCCGTCGAGATCGCCGCCGCGCTGCGCAAGCCCGACGCCGCGAAGGTCCAGGTCGACGTCAAGTACGTGGGCTTCGACATCCCCACGGAGTTCGTCGTCGGGTACGGCCTCGACTACGCCGAGAAGTACCGCAACCTGCCGTTCGTGGCGACGCTCGCGCCGCACGTCTACTCCTGA